In one window of Gossypium arboreum isolate Shixiya-1 chromosome 4, ASM2569848v2, whole genome shotgun sequence DNA:
- the LOC108483472 gene encoding probable pectate lyase P59: protein MDAAGNRSFKLLLFLFAAIIPALQGHIGEYDEYWKQRELEAKENTEQAYNPNPEEVTQHVNHLVSRSLMGLNSTRRHLRARKKGGPCDPTNPIDQCWRCDRNWEKNRQRLADCAIGFARGTIGGKYGRIYVVTDPSDDDLLNPKPGTLRHAVIQKEPLWIIFARAMIIRLKEELIMSGNKTIDARGANVHVAYGAGITIQYVRNVIIHGLHIHHIVPGNGGMIRDSVNHYGFRTKSDGDGISLFGATNVWLDHLSMYKCRDGLIDAIQGSTAITISNCHFTHHDQVMLFGANDNHKMDEKMQITLVFNHFGKGLVQRMPRCRWGFIHVVNNDYTHWLMYAIGGSSHPTVISQGNRYIARRHVASKEVTKRDYAPPEVWKTWNWRSEGDLLLNGAFFSQSGDPKASSKFKGDTKVSAKPAYKVDLLTKDSGTLICIRGRAC from the exons ATGGATGCTGCTGGCAATCGAAGTTTTaagttactattatttttatttgctgCCATAATCCCAGCCCTGCAAGGTCACATCGGAGAATATGATGAATATTGGAAACAACGTGAATTGGAAGCTAAAGAAAACACCGAGCAGGCATATAACCCCAATCCTGAGGAAGTTACCCAGCATGTCAACCACCTTGTTTCCAG GTCGCTGATGGGGCTAAATAGTACAAGACGACATTTGAGAGCAAGAAAAAAAGGCGGTCCCTGCGATCCAACCAACCCCATTGACCAGTGCTGGCGCTGTGATCGTAACTGGGAGAAAAACAGGCAGAGACTGGCTGATTGCGCCATTGGATTCGCACGTGGTACTATTGGTGGAAAGTACGGAAGAATTTACGTAGTGACCGATCCTTCAGATGATGATTTGTTAAATCCTAAACCTGGAACCCTACGTCATGCTGTGATCCAGAAGGAACCTCTTTGGATCATCTTTGCACGAGCTATGATCATCAGGCTAAAAGAGGAGCTCATTATGTCGGGTAACAAAACAATCGACGCTAGGGGAGCCAATGTGCATGTGGCTTATGGGGCTGGTATTACTATCCAGTATGTGAGGAACGTTATTATCCATGGCCTCCATATTCATCACATTGTTCCGGGCAATGGCGGCATGATCAGGGATTCCGTAAACCACTATGGGTTCAGGACAAAGAGCGATGGTGATGGGATTTCTCTTTTTGGAGCAACGAACGTTTGGCTTGATCACCTTTCAATGTATAAGTGTAGGGATGGTCTCATTGATGCCATTCAGGGGTCAACTGCCATAACAATCTCCAACTGCCATTTCACTCATCACGACCAG GTGATGTTGTTTGGAGCAAATGACAACCACAAAATGGATGAGAAGATGCAGATCACTCTTGTTTTCAACCACTTCGGTAAAGGATTGGTACAAAGGATGCCGAGGTGTCGATGGGGGTTTATCCATGTGGTCAACAATGACTATACTCATTGGCTCATGTATGCCATTGGAGGTAGTAGCCACCCTACCGTCATCAGCCAAGGCAACCGATATATTGCTCGACGTCACGTGGCATCTAAGGAG GTGACCAAGAGGGACTATGCACCACCAGAAGTATGGAAGACGTGGAATTGGAGATCAGAAGGGGACCTGCTGCTGAATGGGGCTTTTTTCTCTCAATCCGGTGATCCAAAAGCCAGCTCGAAATTCAAAGGCGACACTAAGGTTTCTGCTAAGCCTGCTTATAAGGTGGACTTACTTACAAAAGATTCTGGAACACTTATATGTATCCGTGGCCGAGCTTGCTAA